tatgaatatattttttttatttatatttttttttaaatataattttttgtattagtttttattaaattaatgtAGCCATATTAAAATAGTGAGTTATATCACTATTGTTTCAATTAGACATGTATGTGAACATAGCTTGCTTAAAATGATTTAaagatgatatattttgtaatttttttttttcgcttatatttaatattatattttgttgatATGTTTTATTCGAATGCATATTTCGAACTCTATTTTaatcttttaaattaaatacgATATATGCCATactaaaaattgtaatctATATATTGTAGGCTGATGGgtaatatgtttattttttgccaCCTTTTtaatcaaattataaagtatttttctaaaaaatattgttattagCCCTACTTACTTTAAATCAGGTTAACCAAatagatatataatttatattatataataattggCTTGTTATCATTAAGTTTTTAAGTATACATTTAACTGGGGTTCCATGTGTTGTTGCTTTTGGGTTTTTTCATCGTTTACCAAAAGGAGGTATATCAGCAGTTATATGTTGAAGTTCGATCACAATATGAGAAAATTTATGTACATTATAAATACAGTATGTATGTGTGTGGTTATTTAGTTGGGCATTTCCTTTTAATTGTTTTGGTTATAAGGTAGCTAGTCGAAATTGATACGATATTATAGGCATTTTGtaattgttaataaaaaaattaataagttAATGGTTgataaaatgtaataaataaaataagttaaaaggcgtaaatataaataaggaATTGAGAAATGATTAATTCGAATAATATGTGTAAGCATATactgaagaaaaaaaaaatagtaaatgaatatataaacagaataataaagaaaaaaacacaataacaaaaattaaacataataatgttataaataatgtcaTTATGCAATAAATCAATTAAAACACACATgcatacatacatatagaACATTCACCTGAATGTGTTTTGAAGTAACGAAAAGGACAATTgatatgcattattttggaaaaacaacaaaaaaaataataatagtgtTAAAACAATAGCAATAAATAAAGGTGAAAATGGTAACATATAAATCCCTGTTTTTTGTattagtaatatatttatattacttTGGTTTAAAAAGTGTGtgtgttcatatttttaatattgaaaaatagtttgacaataatttataaatatttgtgaGATTAGCCAAATTTTTTCTTCGCAATTGAATAAAGGAATGTACCACTTACAGCCATGGCTGAACCGACTCCTCcaagaaaagaaaatttcgttccgaaaataaaatagctaGTTAATATTAAGAATACTCTTTTAACTGTACTTGCAACTGCATGTGTAATATGGTTTAATCTgtttaatgaaataaatgataactggttatataaatagaaCCATAGACCTGACATTAAAACATGTTTTCCAAAAACTTTTAAAacgtttttattattcattaaataataataggtATCTTTCCATCTATGTGCATCCATATATAATGCTGgagttaaaaatattgctGAGAAAATGGTTAGaagtgaaaatatattttctggTGTAAGATTTTTTCCTAGTTTTTCAAGATTTTTACTCATTAACTCTTTGGCTTCTATTGTTCGAAGTGTTGTAAGTACATTTGCTGTTAATGTTGAATATAATGCTTTATAAGTAAATGACAATTCTTTTATTGAAGCTAGTGATACACCCACTACTATTGGCACCAAAGATGAATAAGTATAGATAGACATTCTAGTGTTAGTTAAAGCAAATGAGAAAAAGGCAGCAAATATGGGCCCTAAAGCTTTAAcaatatgaacaaaacTAATAGCACCAGCGCCCATAGCAATAACTGATAATAAGTGGGTATATCCATGATATATACTTTGTTTCATAATGctactatatttttttaaaaataacatatatCTTTGAAATcctttaataataaaatttcgaTCACTTTGACTTATTCTtttcatttcattttcatcataaaataattctggcttattttttaattttaaaaaccatggaattaaaaatagtgGTAAGCCAATGTATATTTGTAATACAGATAGTGTAATTGGTAAGTTGACTAAATTTAAagcctttttattttctatattatataaaatattgcaTACATACCATAAACTTAACAAAGAAATAGTTTTGCCACCttctataatattatttaaaattccAGATTTTGTTACAGCATTAGTTTCTTTATTAGTATTTGTCATTGCATTTCCTACAGTTCTTCCTCcattatttgatatatcGTTAGGGTTTCTGTTTCCATAATTTCTATTTCCATAATTCCCGGTACTATTCTTTCCAGAATTattaaacaaaacaaaTCTTCCTTCattcttttcattattcTTAGCAtttaatacaattttttttttttccacactatatttatgaacGTTCCTTATATTCGaactattttcatttggtctgttaattttttcataggttgttttataattatttataaaaagcgttgatttattaaaattctttattttctgagtatttatatagtttttatttttactatattcatttatattattatagtgTAAATTTATAGGGGGATTTGAGAAATAGGTACTTTTCTCGTGCTTCAAGCATTTTGCAATGTGTATTTGTATACTGATAACAAACGCAATTAGTGCGCTTTTTATAAgcatattcattttgtatttgtaaaatttaCATCAACAGGGGGTGTtacttatatatgtatatacgtATATACCATGTGATtaatggaaaataattaaaagtgtgtttttaattattttttttcattaatggtgccatacaaatataattacaaccatgtgtatttttattgttctTATTgttcttattattttatatatatttttttgctgGAATAGGTATAActtattttgttcttttACAATAGCAATTGAACTGTTGATAGCATACCTagcttatatttttataaaatttgaaaaattaattagcGTAAGGGAGGGggttacaaaaaaaaaatataaattatgtaaaaataatgcataaCATATTTAAGCTATCATGTTCTTTAACTACAAAATGTAGAATGcatgaatatttttgttaatttatgGTACAAggagaaataaaaaaataaaatcatgcaaaataaaatagcaaaataaaataatgaaaaataaaatacgcaaaataaaataagtagattaaaaaaataaatcctCATTAAgttgaatataaaatcgttactatatattttatattctttattcTACCAATTATAAtgctaataataatgtgtatatatatatgtatttttttttacgaagaaaatatattttattatatcggGATGGTAACTCGAAGGATTGTTTGTGGGGTATACTATACTCGTCACcttctatattttcataataatttaataggCTTAAAACCACGTATTAATTTTTCGAAGTGCGGAAAAAATactgtaaataaaaagaaggcaatattataaaatacaaaaaaatatgcattatagaaaattggcaatatgcatattttaaaattaataaaaaatgtaacagTAAAATTGCTTTACTATTTATTTCgttctcttttttttaatttttttggagAAAGATAAGTtgtgatatatatacatttggcattcattaaaaaggggatattaaaaattttaaagtgTTTAAATGGggttaaaatattaaaattccaaagttaaaacaaaatatatgtaactcgaattatatgaagcattatttttatattctatgGTCTTCTAATACTTGTTACCActactatatattttgctatctatttgtttttctttaattatataccatcattttttaattaactaaaaaatacgattttttgtatattatatagtaATTTGAAAGGtattaaaatgataatttgtttggaaaaagtaaaaaaaaaatattttaacttACAATTTTCACACtaatgtattttatatgtgcATGTCAGGTAAAAGGATTGGAATATTTCaatcataaataatttccATATGGGCAATTATACACATGatatgaatttaaaaaaagaaaattagaaattgaaatatatgCTTCAATGgaaattaaaatgaaaatacatatcgtaaaaataaataatttttgtcaaaaaaaatgaaaaatgtgtaaataatatatacaaaatagcTACAATAACAGTTTTCCTTTTATtcgaatataatatttttatagtatttatttaaaaatatataaaagaacaaaatatatattgagaaaaatgtaaaatataccGTTTTGAcaaaatatacacatatgtgcatgtatatatatcaatggtgatatgaaataaatgaaagtaaggaaacatattattgtctaaaatggaatatgtataaattcgttatttttatttactaattacaaatttttttattatttgatttacTTAATCATTTGATTGGTAAAATATTAACTACACTACTAACGCCTATTTTTATCTCTTTGCTAACAATagatataaaatacatGGTGCTTTAGTGGCTTATGTTTgaatttgataataattaatgtGATTTGTTTGTTCATACTGTtcaagtatatatatagagaagtaataataaaatacgtttatacattttttttttcatttttcatttttcactTTCAACGTACACACACAATTTTTTGCTCGTTTCCCTTTCTTAATTTACCATTTGTGTTTATCCAATCGTTTGTACAAAATTCGGTGGTGTATTaatccattttttgttttcgtttatccgttttttttaatgtagaatataatttttatatgctaTATGTTTTTCGAATTACTATGTATAGAAACTTTTTGTTTGGTGTCCCTTATGCTATTACTATTGCGTAAGCCTTTGATACATATAAagctattattattttttactagcattttatattattactccttacatatgtatgcaCATATTTTAGTGTGCTACTAAAATATGAGGAATGTTTTTTTGGTGGCTGCCTCTTTAACCATGCTTATATGCTGTTTTTTTATCGATTATCACATATTAGTTATATAGTAAAGCATACATGcttctattttttgatttgcGATTTGTACATATGCTCAAGTATGCATGCCgaaggaaaataaattaaaagattatttataatgtaAAAAGAAGAGATTGATATGCttgattttatttatataagaagacaacatatatgtatagcACCACACATTGTATACAAATTTGAATGAAATACAAACCAAATtgagaaaaatatagtgTAACAAAATAGATAAGCGAAAATGTTAAAAGAAAAGCTGTTGAAATTATTGAATTACTACTACTTCCTTAAAAATtactatatttatcatatccTTTTTGTGTataccttttttttaagaataaCATACACATATGCAGAAATAACAATATCTCATTTCTTTACATTCTTGCTAAgcaaatatgaaaatatagacACAAGTGAAAATGAtggaaattttttttattattttacacatttttttaattttaatagtaaaagtgatgataaatttttaaacacaaaattatttgtagTAGTATATTTGCCAATAtgtttaaaatgtttttatacgcttttttttgattacatatcatactatatatatatgtattattattttgataaaattaataatgattttaaaaaagtatattattCTTCAATACCATATGAACCTAATAAAGTTAATCAGAACGAATGTAGGTATATAGATcatgataaaaatggaaaaggaaataaaagagAAAGTAAAAAACTGAAGAATAATTTAGTTGGgcccaaaaaaaaaataagagcATACATAATtagtaaaagaaaaaaaatatcacaAAATGATTTTCTCGCCAAACTAAATGATATAccatttgaaaaatataaaacatatttgttaaaaaaaaaaatgaattatattttgggtgaaaaaagaaaaagcgTATTAACAATTGGAAGACATAATACGAATGAAATTATGAAACCATTAGGTGGTAGTGAATATGGAAACAATCAAAAAAGCtgtatgaaaataaaaatcgaaaaatgTGATGATAACCACATGAACAATATATTAGCTGATAGTAGTAATACCTTGCGTGttgctaaaaaaaatgtcttttacaatttaaaaaaaaaaaaaaatcaaaaaatacataacaATAGTAATAGTAACAACCTTTTGCAAAATTCCaaatttaagaaaaaacacaaaataTCTATCCTTGAAAAggtatatatgaaaatgaaaaattattataac
This Plasmodium chabaudi chabaudi strain AS genome assembly, chromosome: 12 DNA region includes the following protein-coding sequences:
- a CDS encoding phosphoenolpyruvate/phosphate translocator, putative (term=annotation;date=20121009;qualifier=added_gene_name=PPT;qualifier=removed_product=triose phosphate transporter, putative;qualifier=added_product=phosphoenolpyruvate/phosphate translocator, putative;curatorName=ucb@sanger.ac.uk;~term=annotation;date=20150819;qualifier=added_GO:0020011;qualifier=added_GO:0031353;qualifier=added_GO:0008524;qualifier=added_GO:0009670;qualifier=added_GO:0046323;curatorName=ucb@sanger.ac.uk;~;query 230-276; ~;query 342-387; ~;query 455-466; ~;query 207-229; ~;query 277-299; ~;query 319-341; ~;query 388-406; ~;query 432-454; ~;query 467-489; ~;query 1-206; ~;query 300-318; ~;query 407-431; ~;query 490-507; ~;query 488-488;GPI_cleavage_site_score=1.044;~tmhmm; query 1-508; ~pfam_scan;Pfam:PF03151.12; E()=4.6E-69;score=232.8;query 181-500;description=TPT;~iprscan;InterPro:IPR004853 : Protein of unknown function DUF250;Pfam:PF03151; score=4.7E-69;query 181-500;description=Sugar phosphate transporter domain;~iprscan;Superfamily:SSF103481; score=1.44E-5;query 425-503;description=null); translation: MNMLIKSALIAFVISIQIHIAKCLKHEKSTYFSNPPINLHYNNINEYSKNKNYINTQKIKNFNKSTLFINNYKTTYEKINRPNENSSNIRNVHKYSVEKKKIVLNAKNNEKNEGRFVLFNNSGKNSTGNYGNRNYGNRNPNDISNNGGRTVGNAMTNTNKETNAVTKSGILNNIIEGGKTISLLSLWYVCNILYNIENKKALNLVNLPITLSVLQIYIGLPLFLIPWFLKLKNKPELFYDENEMKRISQSDRNFIIKGFQRYMLFLKKYSSIMKQSIYHGYTHLLSVIAMGAGAISFVHIVKALGPIFAAFFSFALTNTRMSIYTYSSLVPIVVGVSLASIKELSFTYKALYSTLTANVLTTLRTIEAKELMSKNLEKLGKNLTPENIFSLLTIFSAIFLTPALYMDAHRWKDTYYYLMNNKNVLKVFGKHVLMSGLWFYLYNQLSFISLNRLNHITHAVASTVKRVFLILTSYFIFGTKFSFLGGVGSAMAVSGTFLYSIAKKKFG